The genomic DNA caAAGCCCTGGGTTCATACTCAGCATTGCTAGAGCTTTGCTGTTGCACCCAGCCAAGACCATGATTCCTGGGCTCTCACTGGGTCTCTGGGTAAACTGTGCCCTGCTACTGACCTGGCACTAGTGTGGCCTGATCAGGATAGCAGAGCTGGAAGGGCTGGGACAATTGAGGCTCGCCATcacccattctacagatgagctAACTGAGGCAGGTACATGGGAGTGCCCACAGGAAACACTGGGCTTCCACAAACCCTGGCCACCCAGCACGCATTAGGGAAGAGAGCATGTAGACCGCTCACCACCTTTCCTGGGCACCTACCAGTATATAGAGAAACCGTCCCCCATCATCCATAGTCTTGTTGCCATGACTGGGCTTATGGCCTTACTTCTCAGGTAGGGACCCTGCGGCCTGGAGATACTAAATAACTTGCAGACAGACTCACCACTGGTCAGGATGGAAGGCCTGACTCTTTAAGGGGAGAAGCAGCAAATGAGGTGTGTAGGCTCTAGCAGACTCAAGTGTGTGCAGCCCGGGGCCATGCCCCTACTTCACTGGTCGCTTCAGTTTCCCATCTGTGTAAAGTAAGGTTGGACGGAGGAGAGACATGCACTGGGCAACTGCACAGAGCCACCTAGAGAATGGCCCTGGGTTCCTTTCACCTGAGCTCCCAGATGACCTCAGCTCTCCCCAGGCCAGGCCTGTCCAGGAGGCCCTCAGcccagggacagggctggggcTCTTACAGCAGCAGTAGTCCTGCCCCTCTAGGCCACAGTCAGCAGAAGGATTCAGACAAGGGTGGGAATGCAGCAGACTGAGGCGAccagggttcaagtcccagctctgccccatgTGCCCCATGCGGTGTCCTCAGATCTTGTGAAAAAAGAGGGTTAAGGTCACATGCACCCTTCTAATCTTGAATTTCTGTCCCAAAGCAGTGCCCCAGCTCTTCACTCCACCTGAGCTAGTATTTCCATCGtcctgttgtgtgtgtgtgtgtgtctgtgtgtgtatgtatgtttaaaattttatttgagagtgagcgagagaggagcaaggggcagagggagaagcagactccccactaagcagggaaccccatgtgggcctcgatcccaggatttcaggatcacgacctgagctgaatggCAGGTGAAccaaccgcctgagccacccaggcgctcccagCATCCCGGTTTCCAATTTGTCTCAGACGTGTTAAATTCTATTCCAACTCACACCCTCATGAGGAGTCATTGCCTTTTCCAATATTTCTCAAAGTACTGTCCTGTGTCAGGCATGAATAGCAGGGGCTACTGTACCACGCCTGGGACGTGCGGAGCGCTGAGCTGCTGCTACTTTGCGTGGTCTCCCCGACTTAACCCTCATGCCAGCCCTGTGAAGGCAGGTTCCGTTCTTGTACCCACCTTaatagaaaactgaggcacactCAAGTGCAAGCACCAGGTCATCCCGTTCATGGATCTGGGTCACAGACAGAGCTCCTGCATAAACTGCCCCAGCACTCCTGCTGGCTGCCCTCCCCCTGGCCCCGAGGACGGTTCCCTCTGCGTCCTGCCCACCAACTCCTAGCCGTCGGATCGTGGGTGGCTCCAAGTCTCCGTCGCTTTATCATAAGATGGAGATAACAGTCCTTCTGCACACAGAGTCAGTTAAGTGAGAGAGTGGGTGTTGAGTGCTGAGCGCACGAGCTGACACATCACAGACATTCGGCTCTGCTTGTGGGACACGCTCATCAGCAGTGTCACCTGGGGCCaactaaacctcagtttcctcttctgtgattAGGAGTCACGACAGATTTTTGTGGGTGTGAAATAAGTGGATATGAAGAACCTGGGTGCAATATGAAGTGTGTGCAACAAGTCGTCAGTAAGGGTGTgcttagagagggagagggagatgggaaggatACATCCTGGTACCCTTGCTATGGGCACTGAGATTTTATCTACACCTGAACATAAAATGGAGTGTTGGGATGCTCTTCAGGACAAGCTGGCAGCTTTCTCCCGAGTAATCCCTAAAGCAACTACCTTTGCTTGAAATCACCACATTTAAGAATCAGAAAACTTGATGATAGAAGCATCGTAACAAGAAGAGAAGGCCTTGGGCTAATCAGTCTAGTATAGGGGCAGACCCAGGCCTCGTGTGTGGCAGCTGGGTGGACTGCTAAGTGTAGCAGTGGAGGGCTTGGTAGTAGGGACTATGATACAGACCCTAGcaccccagggccccccaggaACCCCAACATGACTGGGAACTCACTGTTGTCTCTTGTCCCCCTGGCAGCCTTGGAGCATGGCAAGTCCTGAGCACCCCGGGAGCCCTGAACGGACAGGACCCATAGCCAAGTGCACTGTGGGGGCCAAGCAGGAAGCATCAGCCGCTGGCCAAGACCTCCCGTGTCCAGGACCTGAAGGGCACTTAGGTGGGCTTGAGGCTCGGGGCTTGGTCAGAGATAGAGGTTTGAAGATGTTTGAAATACAAATGTGGGCATTTTGAGAGGTGCCACAGGTGAGGGAGCAGCTTTCTTAACGACACGAGAATTCGGTGCCAATTATTTTTCTGGGAGATGGTCCCAGGCATCATAGCAGGGGAGTGGTAAATCGaggaaaagaaggggaggaggccaggaCAAGGTGTTGATTACTGCTGTGGGGTGACTGGACTCAGTCCCCACAGGGGTCCTTTGCAAGACGTGTGAAACATATCTCGGGGTGTCCCATCCAAGAGGCAAGGAGGCCAGACTACTACTACCCACCAGTCCCATCCTTCATCCTCCAAGGGAAGCTCCAGAACAGGCTGCTCTGGCTGGAGAAGGCCCTCGGAGTGAGAGTTATGGAAGGAAGCCAGTGGGACATTTCAGAGCAGTGAGTGCCAAGCAGCACGGCCCAGCGCTGACGGTGGCCACAGTAGCGTCATCTCCTGGAGCAGATTGATGTACTCATTCATGCAGCCCTTCAGTAGGTCCTGCTCTGTCCTTGGCCCTGGGGAAACGGAAACAAATCCAATGCTGCTGCCCTTCGGTGTGGTGGGGAAACAGCTCTGTGAGAAATGATTAGAGATGTCACAAAACCGGTTGTAGGGACAAGGTGGGAGGCCCTGACTCTGAAGTGAGGGGTTAAAGTGACATAGGGCTGTGTTTTGAAGGACACAGTGGAGAAGGGCCCCTGGGCCCCATTtccctgaaaataaaatgcacaatgATCTGTGCATTTCGCTGGGGAAGGATTCTAATCTTTCCCAAGATGATCAGAGCGGCACATGGCCAAGTGAGGTCTAAGGAACACAGTTTTCCAGGTCAGCAAATAGGAAGGTTGCATTAAAGGCAGAAAGAGTAGCAGGTGCAAGCAAGAGCACGGGGTGGCGAGAAGGTGAGGAGAGTAGGGAGGATCCCACTGGGAGttgggagttgggggtggggtgggggggtggggtgggactgGAGCCCATCGTCCTCACTAGCTCCCTCCACTGGTCGCTGATGTGTGCTCAGGAGCCCCGCGGCCACACTGGCCACACCGTGTCAGTGCCATAGGGAGCAGAGCGTACAGAAAGCAACAAGCCTCCATCCTCGGGTGCTGGGTGTCGGGAGCGTGGGTCTCACCAGGGGCCAATCTGCAGGCTGGAAGTGGATGGTGCAACACAAATGTACCACATCTCGCAATGGAGAATCCAGCGGGGGGGAGAGGATGGGCTATCAGGTTGTGCTGCAGCCAGGTGGGCGCAGGAGTCTGGGCGGGcggaggcggggtgggggagggggtaggaTGGCTTTTCCAGATTTGGACACCCCCATCCCAGACAGACCCAGCCGTCTCCCCAGACCCTTGTCCCCAAAATGCACTGACCTGGTGCAAGTGCCTAAAGGGTGCTGTCCTCTGCAGACGcccacagcagccccagccccaactCCAGCATGACCACCGGGGAGCTGCAGGAGTATTGGCGAAAGGAGAAGCGCTGCTGGAGGCGCGTCAAGCTGCTCTTCGAGGTCGCGTCCGCCCGCATCGAGGAGAGAAAAGTCTCCAAGTTTGTGGTAAGATCAGGCGGGGATGGTGTGCCTTGCACCACCTCCCTCCCAACTCTGGGTGAGTCGGTGGAGCCTTAGCCTTCCCCACTGTGATATGGGCCCAACGCCCTTGGACCCACAGAGTTCTAACAGAGGCTTCAAAAAGCAAGATTTTGCACTGGGTATTGTGTGAAGTACTGGCAATCAGAGATGTGTGAGTCACGGTCCCTAATCCTGAGAAGGAACTAACCCAGATGAATTCCATGTCATCCAGAACTAGCCATCTATGTGTCCCTTCAACACGATAGTTGATACCACCAATCActgatattattaataattacatattatCTAACATAATGATAGATAATAATCATTagcctatttttctttaaatcagatcaccttttaaaaacatgaaataagtaTCTTTTGAGAGGAAACCGGTATCTCATAGCATAAAGAGAAGGTCATCGTTAGAGTAAATGCGAGGAAAGCTAAGTGCTGTCATTAGATTCCAGCTGGTTAGGCCACGGCTGGTGGCAAGCGCTGGGCTTAGGGGCTACTCTCTTTGTTGAAACAGAATTTCCACCTGTGCTGGGGCAAGGCATTCACATCCAAGTAGGAGCCACGCTCAACCCTTCTCTGTGCGTTGCTCCCTCAACTGGGACTGAAATAACAACAGCTGACACTGGGTGCTGACTGCGTGTTGAACAGAGCCCCCCTCACCCCTGTGGTTGCAGTGCATTAACTATAATGGCATCCTCACCCCGAGGAGTGAGGTACTgttattatctctatttcatgGATGCAAAAACCGAGGCCCATAGTGGCTAACGTACCTAAGACCACACAGCTAGACTGCGGCAGGACTGGAATTATAACCCAAAGAGCCTGTGCCCTTAACCAGTATTCTCTAACTGGAAGAGATCTGAAAAAGCAATCATTTTCTTACCACGGGACATCACCGCCAACATACCACCTAAAACCACCCCTCAAGTGTCGCACACTCGGGAAATGCAGATCTAACCTAAGCTCCCCGGTACAGGAACCCGAGGTCCAGTTTTGATGATGGAAAGCCGGGAGCACCCCCAGACCCCCGGCACCACCTATTCCTGTGGTCTTGGTCCCCCGAGACGCCTCCATGCTGCCCTGTTTGTTATTCTCGGGCGGCCTCTTGTCACCAGCTGCAGTTATAGCTCAGCAGCAGCTGGTGGCAATTTAAAACAGAATCGCAAGTAACGATAACCTGTTTTCCGATCTGCTTTAAATGATCATCATCATTAGTTTTATTTGCCGGGGCTCACTCTGTCAGTTACAACCTTCTATTAGGATGTagtcaaattctctctctctctctctctctctctctctctctctgcaccgcAGATGTACCAAATCGTCGTCATCCAGACAGGGAGTTTTGACAGCAACAAAGCTGTGCTGGAACGGCGCTATTCAGACTTTGAGATGCTCCAGAAAAACCTCCTCAAGACGTTCCGGGAAGAGATGGAAGACATCGTCTTCCCCAAGAAGCACCTGATGGGCAACTTCACGGCGGAGATGATCTCCGAGCGCAAGCTGGCCTTCAAGGAGTACCTGAGCCTGCTCTACGCCATCCGCTGTGTCCGGCGCTCCCGCGAGTTCATCGACTTCCTGACGCGGCCCGAGCTCCGGGAGGCCTTCGGCTGCCTGCGCGGGGGCCAGTACGGCCGCGCCCTGGACATCCTGGTGCGCGTCGTGCCCCTGCAGGAGAAGCTGACGGCCCACTGCCCCGTGATGGTGGTCCCGGCCCTCTGTGCCATGCTGGTGTGCCACCGCGACCTTGAGCGGCCAGCCGAGGCCTTGGCGGCGGGGGAGAGGGCGCTGCAGTGCCTGCAGGCCCGGGAGGGCCACCGCTACTACGCGCCCCTGCTGGAGGCCATGATCCGCCTGGCCTATGGGCTGGGCAAGGACTTCGTGTCGCTGCAGGAGAAGCTGCAGGAGTGCCAGCTCCGCAAGCCCAGCCCCTGGGGCTTCACCCTGAAGGAACTCACCGTGCGGGAATATCTGTACTGAGCCCCTTGGGAAGGCAGGCTGGAGATTGGGGCTCACCATGGCTCAGCGGGCTGTTTGGGGGTTCATGTTTGGTGGGAGGAGCCGCTTGGGGCTCTAACTTGCTGAGTGACCttggcccagcccctcccctggtCCTCCATGTCCCCATCTGTGTTGAACAGAAGTGCCCCTCCCCGGGGGGGTTGGGGGACTTGGAAGCCTCTGCTTGTGTCCTGTGTCCCTTTGATACCAAGCTCACTTCACCGCAAAACCACAAACCCAGCTGGCAAAATGCTGGAGAGTAAGCTCCAGCTTTCTGATGCTTTTGTGGGTAGCTGGAGGGAAGGTTTACACTGCACGCCATGGACAAAGTTTAACCCCCTTCCTACAGATGGCTCTCTCCAGCTGTCCTgtctttcctctctgttcctccttcctTGACATTGCCTGCAAAGATCCCCATCATTATCCTAACTATTCCAGCTCTTCCTCTTAGCCTGTGGACCTGGCTCAGCAAAGCAGAAGCTCACCCACTGCTCCTCAAAGCCAGCTTCATCCCTGGGATGGGAGGTATGTCACCCTTGAAAGGGTAGAAAGATGCTGGGCCAGAACAGCATCCTGTCATAAGAGTCTGTGAAACAAGGCATTTTGAGGAAAGGAAGTTGCCAACAATTCTCTGGCTAGGATGCCATAACTCATTGTCCAGGTGTGTTTTCAATTATAAGGCACTGGCCCTTGAAGGGGCTCCTTGAGTTATGTAGACAGAGCCTCggagggaggtgggagatgaTACCCAGTGGAGCCTCTGGACAGAACAGAGACTGAATGTTTAATGCCTCCCCATTTGAGGGGCAATGTTCTTGGAACCTCTCTGATGGGTTGGGTTGCCCTTGACTGAAGTCCACTGTCAGGAAAGGACACCAGGAGCCTGGACCTATAACCTAGGTTCAACACTGGAGCTAATGGTACAGACTGTTTGGGGCAATATGTGTTTGACTCCAGAAGTCCCTAAAGACCTAAACCATCTGGCTGAGCTTATGAGTGAAATAAAGAGCCTGTAACTTGACATCTTAGCAATGGAGCACCAGTTTGGTCTGTACAGGGATCCAGCTCAGCAAGGAGATTGCTGTAGCAGTGACTGGGCAGTCACCAAACTGCACCAGAATGAGTTCAATAGCGACACTGTGTGGCAGCAGCTGTGTGGCAATCAGGCTTGACCCTGGAGGCGAGAAACAGCCTGACACTTGCGACAGAGAAAGCCTGGGATCTCTCAATTTGCTCAGGGAGGAGGACACTTTGAATGGGAAATGCTGGACCTCTGGGCATAGAGAAAATTAAAGTGTTCGGTGGAAATATAAAAGGCTGTGACTCTATTTCTGATGGTGAAGAAACCTTGCTGATTTTGTAAGTCATTTCATCAAATGGAAAAACACCATCAACtatcaggtgccccaaatatgccctcagaaggggaaaaaatgcccaTCACAGGAAGTTTCCTAGGGATTTCCAGtcagaagctgggagagaaaagaggcagctCCCAATGTAAGGGTCAATGTGGAAGAAaccagaaacagagaaagggacaATCAGGAAATGGAGGAAATCAGATTTGGTGCAAGGCAGGGGGTGGGACTTTCCTCCTAGGATTTGAACTATAAGGCTTGGCATCTGAACACACACAGTGTGGCCCAAAGTACTTCAAGCAGAGAGGTCATGGTATAGTGGTCTCCAGTACAGGTGTTCCTTGTACCTGGCACCTCAAAAACAGGTTCTCTCTGAGGGAAGTCAACATGGATTCAGGCCAACTGAGGGAGAAAGTCATTGACTCCAGAGGTGCAacagggtgggatggggggagcATGTGTCTCAAGATCACATATACCTGATGTGTGTGTAGTACatagaagttttttaaaagcctaaaatatgggggcacctgggtggctcggtcagtgaaGCATCGgcatttggctcagggagtgatcctggggtcctgggattgagccctacatcgggctccctgctcagtggggagtctgcttctccctctctgttgctccccctgtttgtactctcttgctatctctcaaataaatgacatcttaaaaaataaagcctataatATGGGGTAGAAGGAGTCCATGAGATCATAAGCCTCAcctgtcttctcccttcccagGCCTCTTCCTGTCCACGTGCCCcccagcccaggacccagggagCTCCGAGTGGGAGCACTATGCCAGCCTCACCCACACCCAGGAACCCCACTCTGGGCACTTGGGCCCTAAGTGGAGGGGGCTTGTTCCATGCAAGGCCTCCCATCAGCTGAGATCAGGTGACCTGAGGAGCCTCTGTGCCTGGGATGCAGGTCTCTCACCCTACCCCAAGCCAGGATGGGAAGACAGCACTGCCAGTGGCTGCCCATGCACAAAAACCCAGAGGTCCCTCAGCATTTCTGGAGCCCAACTGTGTGTCCAGGGCTCTCCTCATCACTGCCTGTCTGGCTCTGTTCAGCAGATACTCATCCCGTTTTACAAGTGACCCCTGATAGGTGAAGTGATTTGCCCAGGGTCCCACAACTAACAATGTGGAGAGCAGGAAATTAAACTCAGGCCTGTGTGATGACCCCAAGCCTGTGTCTTCCTCCCTGAGCCTGActctggaggggagaggggagaggtgggggtaGGGATATATGTCCCTGGTCCTCTCATCCTTAAAGGGCCCTTAGAGATCATTTCACTCCTCTCTGTTTCTAGGTGGGAAACAGGCAGTGAGACAGAGACAGCTCCAGGAAGGGCAGACAGAATGATCCCGGACTGGGTTTCCAAGAGACCATTGGTGGGGGAGGTCACCCCACTGGACCTGGCGGCATGGGGTCAGTCTCAaggctggggccagggccagggagcCAGGAGGCTCAGTTCCGGTGGGCTGGGCCAGCATGCCCTTCCCTCTGGATGTTCCCTTGGCTGTAACTCTGCCCTGGAGCTACAAAACCAGTTCCAAGCCCACCTGCCAGTGGGGGAGGGGTACTTGCTCAGGAGCTTTCCAGATGCTTCCTGTCCCTCCTGCAGCAACTGCAAAGAGCTGCCTTCCCAGCATC from Canis lupus dingo isolate Sandy chromosome 2, ASM325472v2, whole genome shotgun sequence includes the following:
- the SNX20 gene encoding sorting nexin-20, with the translated sequence MASPEHPGSPERTGPIAKCTVGAKQEASAAGQDLPCPGPEGHLDAHSSPSPNSSMTTGELQEYWRKEKRCWRRVKLLFEVASARIEERKVSKFVMYQIVVIQTGSFDSNKAVLERRYSDFEMLQKNLLKTFREEMEDIVFPKKHLMGNFTAEMISERKLAFKEYLSLLYAIRCVRRSREFIDFLTRPELREAFGCLRGGQYGRALDILVRVVPLQEKLTAHCPVMVVPALCAMLVCHRDLERPAEALAAGERALQCLQAREGHRYYAPLLEAMIRLAYGLGKDFVSLQEKLQECQLRKPSPWGFTLKELTVREYLY